From Hylaeus volcanicus isolate JK05 chromosome 2, UHH_iyHylVolc1.0_haploid, whole genome shotgun sequence, the proteins below share one genomic window:
- the LOC128872390 gene encoding glycogen-binding subunit 76A isoform X2, which produces MGSTDSAGSAHGGGPSCGLVSSLFPSSCRGRAEAFARRLHRRLTSLGGEEGSQRNLDSSKPKETSWLRSSSAAKPVMNKASNNHVLQHQPRHSSETDLCYDFELDLDDGLRSPAEEATAAEVADLLVNHEVPKANHRDACNCTPNGCKDLESGCLFASPMTGTSPDSDSSDIYFDPESSDPEKTKNEVYFDPITTSDSEVTSTLSNGCETTKTKSLVYRRRPEITVAHSEDTSESSSSLRRNNIGDKELRKEELVCNSEDSNERSSLETTSASHESLWSTFDESTMSFQDESPSRLSPNTSILQNRLPKSHSDSEIPAHGARITRELSRRDESTQKDDFDEVDFVNGIMENGKLENIKNARNLAKEDSSDTSENTNEDDLPRDEESSDPVTQLSKNMSTLKLEDTASNESGDHSTYSSMINIPEALTVECSTGERVTETTLKNEVQLQIENGIVTNSCDEDKMVLLLEKIATSPAVREDVPIASQESCDDDIIEEEEEERPQKIRRCSSLKTGKTPPSTPGRKKIVRFADVLGLDLADVRTFLDEIPKIPNSAYSDLIYDDSFQKDTSPVNSLPNTWNNLDSRRSSSAFSPRKLDRTLVPLFQQPGGQANFLDLVRERRVCLENALVQDPVSFCIQGTVRVINLDFHKSVHIRYTLNSWRNFSDLQATYVPNSCDGFSDKFAFVLYCHTLAVGQRLEFAVRFQCKGEQYWDNNAGANYCFQCLPASSPVGYIPITSSDSHQHDWTPMFY; this is translated from the coding sequence ATGGGCAGCACAGACTCGGCGGGCAGCGCCCACGGCGGCGGCCCTTCCTGTGGCCTGGTCAGTTCGCTCTTCCCTAGCAGCTGTCGCGGACGAGCGGAAGCGTTCGCCAGACGTCTTCATCGACGGCTGACGTCTCTAGGTGGCGAAGAAGGATCACAGCGCAACCTGGACTCCTCGAAGCCTAAAGAAACCTCCTGGCTGCGTTCCTCCTCCGCGGCCAAGCCAGTGATGAACAAAGCCTCCAACAACCACGTTCTTCAGCATCAGCCTCGTCACAGTTCTGAAACAGATCTATGCTACGATTTCGAGCTGGATCTCGACGATGGTCTGAGGTCACCTGCCGAGGAAGCCACGGCAGCCGAGGTGGCGGATCTTCTGGTAAACCACGAAGTGCCCAAGGCCAACCATCGCGATGCCTGCAATTGCACGCCCAATGGCTGTAAAGATCTAGAATCTGGCTGCCTCTTCGCGTCCCCCATGACGGGAACGTCCCCAGACAGCGACTCCTCAGACATCTACTTCGACCCAGAGTCCTCAGATCcagagaaaacgaaaaacgagGTTTACTTCGACCCCATAACCACCTCCGACAGCGAGGTGACCTCGACCCTCTCCAATGGTTGCGAGACGACCAAGACCAAAAGCCTGGTGTATCGTAGGAGGCCAGAAATCACCGTGGCACATTCAGAGGACACCTCAGAGTCCAGCTCCTCGCTGAGAAGGAACAACATCGGGGACAAGGAGCTAAGGAAAGAGGAGCTGGTATGCAACTCGGAGGACTCGAACGAGAGGAGCTCGTTGGAGACCACCTCGGCGAGTCACGAGTCTCTTTGGAGCACCTTCGACGAGAGCACCATGTCCTTCCAGGACGAGAGCCCCTCTAGACTCAGTCCTAATACGAGTATTCTTCAGAATCGGCTGCCTAAGTCGCATTCGGACTCGGAGATACCCGCTCACGGGGCTAGGATCACCCGCGAGCTGAGCAGGAGGGATGAAAGCACACAGAAGGATGACTTTGACGAAGTGGACTTTGTCAATGGGATCATGGAGAACGGAAAGCTGGAGAACATCAAGAACGCCAGGAACCTCGCGAAAGAAGACTCCTCGGATACTTCGGAGAACACGAACGAAGATGACCTTCCACGCGATGAAGAATCCAGCGATCCTGTCACGCAACTGTCGAAGAACATGTctactttgaaattagagGACACAGCCAGTAACGAGTCGGGCGACCACTCGACGTACAGCAGTATGATCAACATCCCTGAAGCTCTAACGGTGGAGTGTTCCACGGGGGAGAGGGTGACGGAGACGACGCTGAAGAACGAGGTCCAGCTGCAGATCGAGAACGGAATCGTGACGAACAGCTGCGACGAAGACAAAATGGTTCTTCTCTTAGAGAAAATCGCCACCAGCCCCGCCGTCAGGGAGGACGTTCCTATAGCAAGCCAAGAATCTTGCGATGACGATATCatcgaggaagaggaggaggaacgACCGCAGAAGATCAGACGTTGCTCCTCCCTGAAGACTGGAAAGACCCCTCCAAGCACGCCTGGGAGAAAGAAGATCGTTCGATTCGCAGACGTCCTTGGCTTGGACCTTGCAGACGTGCGGACGTTCTTGGACGAGATCCCGAAGATCCCCAACTCGGCTTACAGCGACCTAATCTACGACGATAGCTTCCAGAAGGACACCAGCCCTGTGAACAGCCTACCGAACACCTGGAACAACCTGGACAGCAGACGTTCGTCGTCAGCCTTTTCCCCTCGCAAGCTGGACAGAACTCTGGTACCTCTGTTCCAGCAACCAGGCGGCCAGGCGAACTTCCTGGACCTGGTGCGCGAGCGTCGCGTATGCCTGGAGAACGCCCTCGTCCAGGACCCAGTCTCCTTCTGCATTCAGGGCACGGTGCGCGTGATCAACCTAGACTTCCACAAGTCGGTGCACATCAGATACACGTTGAACTCGTGGCGGAACTTCAGCGACCTGCAGGCGACCTACGTGCCTAACTCCTGTGACGGTTTCAGCGATAAGTTCGCGTTCGTGCTCTATTGTCACACTCTGGCGGTAGGTCAGCGGTTGGAGTTTGCCGTGAGGTTTCAGTGCAAGGGCGAGCAGTACTGGGACAACAACGCAGGGGCCAATTACTGTTTCCAGTGTTTGCCAGCGTCGTCGCCGGTTGGTTACATACCGATCACGTCCTCTGACAGTCACCAACACGACTGGACGCCGATGTTCTACTGA
- the LOC128872390 gene encoding glycogen-binding subunit 76A isoform X1, translated as MIMTHTEEATSTYESKTQTKQMNGHSMANSESRDPEEQGSSTTSPTEGRHADGTSGSSVLEMGSTDSAGSAHGGGPSCGLVSSLFPSSCRGRAEAFARRLHRRLTSLGGEEGSQRNLDSSKPKETSWLRSSSAAKPVMNKASNNHVLQHQPRHSSETDLCYDFELDLDDGLRSPAEEATAAEVADLLVNHEVPKANHRDACNCTPNGCKDLESGCLFASPMTGTSPDSDSSDIYFDPESSDPEKTKNEVYFDPITTSDSEVTSTLSNGCETTKTKSLVYRRRPEITVAHSEDTSESSSSLRRNNIGDKELRKEELVCNSEDSNERSSLETTSASHESLWSTFDESTMSFQDESPSRLSPNTSILQNRLPKSHSDSEIPAHGARITRELSRRDESTQKDDFDEVDFVNGIMENGKLENIKNARNLAKEDSSDTSENTNEDDLPRDEESSDPVTQLSKNMSTLKLEDTASNESGDHSTYSSMINIPEALTVECSTGERVTETTLKNEVQLQIENGIVTNSCDEDKMVLLLEKIATSPAVREDVPIASQESCDDDIIEEEEEERPQKIRRCSSLKTGKTPPSTPGRKKIVRFADVLGLDLADVRTFLDEIPKIPNSAYSDLIYDDSFQKDTSPVNSLPNTWNNLDSRRSSSAFSPRKLDRTLVPLFQQPGGQANFLDLVRERRVCLENALVQDPVSFCIQGTVRVINLDFHKSVHIRYTLNSWRNFSDLQATYVPNSCDGFSDKFAFVLYCHTLAVGQRLEFAVRFQCKGEQYWDNNAGANYCFQCLPASSPVGYIPITSSDSHQHDWTPMFY; from the coding sequence GCGAACAGCGAAAGTCGCGACCCGGAAGAACAGGGTAGCAGCACGACCTCGCCCACGGAGGGCAGGCACGCCGACGGGACATCCGGCTCGTCCGTCCTTGAGATGGGCAGCACAGACTCGGCGGGCAGCGCCCACGGCGGCGGCCCTTCCTGTGGCCTGGTCAGTTCGCTCTTCCCTAGCAGCTGTCGCGGACGAGCGGAAGCGTTCGCCAGACGTCTTCATCGACGGCTGACGTCTCTAGGTGGCGAAGAAGGATCACAGCGCAACCTGGACTCCTCGAAGCCTAAAGAAACCTCCTGGCTGCGTTCCTCCTCCGCGGCCAAGCCAGTGATGAACAAAGCCTCCAACAACCACGTTCTTCAGCATCAGCCTCGTCACAGTTCTGAAACAGATCTATGCTACGATTTCGAGCTGGATCTCGACGATGGTCTGAGGTCACCTGCCGAGGAAGCCACGGCAGCCGAGGTGGCGGATCTTCTGGTAAACCACGAAGTGCCCAAGGCCAACCATCGCGATGCCTGCAATTGCACGCCCAATGGCTGTAAAGATCTAGAATCTGGCTGCCTCTTCGCGTCCCCCATGACGGGAACGTCCCCAGACAGCGACTCCTCAGACATCTACTTCGACCCAGAGTCCTCAGATCcagagaaaacgaaaaacgagGTTTACTTCGACCCCATAACCACCTCCGACAGCGAGGTGACCTCGACCCTCTCCAATGGTTGCGAGACGACCAAGACCAAAAGCCTGGTGTATCGTAGGAGGCCAGAAATCACCGTGGCACATTCAGAGGACACCTCAGAGTCCAGCTCCTCGCTGAGAAGGAACAACATCGGGGACAAGGAGCTAAGGAAAGAGGAGCTGGTATGCAACTCGGAGGACTCGAACGAGAGGAGCTCGTTGGAGACCACCTCGGCGAGTCACGAGTCTCTTTGGAGCACCTTCGACGAGAGCACCATGTCCTTCCAGGACGAGAGCCCCTCTAGACTCAGTCCTAATACGAGTATTCTTCAGAATCGGCTGCCTAAGTCGCATTCGGACTCGGAGATACCCGCTCACGGGGCTAGGATCACCCGCGAGCTGAGCAGGAGGGATGAAAGCACACAGAAGGATGACTTTGACGAAGTGGACTTTGTCAATGGGATCATGGAGAACGGAAAGCTGGAGAACATCAAGAACGCCAGGAACCTCGCGAAAGAAGACTCCTCGGATACTTCGGAGAACACGAACGAAGATGACCTTCCACGCGATGAAGAATCCAGCGATCCTGTCACGCAACTGTCGAAGAACATGTctactttgaaattagagGACACAGCCAGTAACGAGTCGGGCGACCACTCGACGTACAGCAGTATGATCAACATCCCTGAAGCTCTAACGGTGGAGTGTTCCACGGGGGAGAGGGTGACGGAGACGACGCTGAAGAACGAGGTCCAGCTGCAGATCGAGAACGGAATCGTGACGAACAGCTGCGACGAAGACAAAATGGTTCTTCTCTTAGAGAAAATCGCCACCAGCCCCGCCGTCAGGGAGGACGTTCCTATAGCAAGCCAAGAATCTTGCGATGACGATATCatcgaggaagaggaggaggaacgACCGCAGAAGATCAGACGTTGCTCCTCCCTGAAGACTGGAAAGACCCCTCCAAGCACGCCTGGGAGAAAGAAGATCGTTCGATTCGCAGACGTCCTTGGCTTGGACCTTGCAGACGTGCGGACGTTCTTGGACGAGATCCCGAAGATCCCCAACTCGGCTTACAGCGACCTAATCTACGACGATAGCTTCCAGAAGGACACCAGCCCTGTGAACAGCCTACCGAACACCTGGAACAACCTGGACAGCAGACGTTCGTCGTCAGCCTTTTCCCCTCGCAAGCTGGACAGAACTCTGGTACCTCTGTTCCAGCAACCAGGCGGCCAGGCGAACTTCCTGGACCTGGTGCGCGAGCGTCGCGTATGCCTGGAGAACGCCCTCGTCCAGGACCCAGTCTCCTTCTGCATTCAGGGCACGGTGCGCGTGATCAACCTAGACTTCCACAAGTCGGTGCACATCAGATACACGTTGAACTCGTGGCGGAACTTCAGCGACCTGCAGGCGACCTACGTGCCTAACTCCTGTGACGGTTTCAGCGATAAGTTCGCGTTCGTGCTCTATTGTCACACTCTGGCGGTAGGTCAGCGGTTGGAGTTTGCCGTGAGGTTTCAGTGCAAGGGCGAGCAGTACTGGGACAACAACGCAGGGGCCAATTACTGTTTCCAGTGTTTGCCAGCGTCGTCGCCGGTTGGTTACATACCGATCACGTCCTCTGACAGTCACCAACACGACTGGACGCCGATGTTCTACTGA